DNA from Raphanus sativus cultivar WK10039 unplaced genomic scaffold, ASM80110v3 Scaffold2172, whole genome shotgun sequence:
tgtttactAAAATCTTTGGTGTGAATGAACGTTCGAAGTTTTACATAAATGAATGTCTTGGAATGCTACTAACCTTGATTGAGATAACAAAGTGACCTCCTGTTTTGAGGAAGAAGCTTGAGTTCAAAGCCACGATCCTAGCCTATTTAAGAGGTTTATTTAAGAACACAACACACacatgtaaatatattaattatgttagaactcttgaaataaaaaaaaatgacattACAAACTTTGAACAAGAAAAGCTGAATGGCAACAGAAATTTGGCGCTCCAATCAAATTATCAAATCAAAATACTAATATGCTAAAATATGTTTGATTTAGTCACAacaggaaaaaaacaaaaccgattttgaatttgtatttttcaaaaaaatatagatattttgtttgaaaaacaaaaatggaatATGCATAATGCACAAAAACTAAATTCTGAAGAATAGAGAAACAAGATGTTCTTAAGCATCAGAAACTTGGAGTTTGCATCATCCATGATGATCTGAAGGGGAATCCAAGTAAGCTCATCATTTGCTATCATCAGAACACCGTTTTAAAAAGCAATGCACAAATACAATGCGATATAGCAAAAGTTTTTAAAGCAAATTTTAAATAGCATCAGATCATTCCGAGtgtaatatataataaagaagCAAACCTGATCTGGCTGAGCAACATCAGCGAAGATAACATCAACCATGCCAACGATCATTCTGTATTTAGCAGGGTGTCTAGCATCTTCAATGATAGGAATAATATTAGTTCTCTTCTTAGCCATGTTCACCAAGTCTCTACCACTTCTGTGAGAAAACTCAACAGCGTAAACGCATCCCTCCTACAAAATTACAAAGCCAGCAGTAAAGCAACACATCTAGACATGTAAGAATTAATACTTCTAACGGCTAAATTTTTCTTACAGATCCAACAAGATCAGATACATGGGATACTGTAGTTCCAGAAGCAGCACCAAGGTATAGAACTTTAGCACCAGGTTTCTACATTGAAACATAAACAACCAATACATGACAACACTTCCCACAGGCATCAGGATAGATAAGATTTAAACAAGAATGAGACTTACAATATAAATGTTATCAACACCACCGAGAATAGCAGCGGCCAACTTAGAACGGAAAGGATTCCACACTCTGTATTCAGTCTTAGTTCCATCTTCATTCTGTAGATTCAATGACAAGCCAATTAAGACTTTCATCTAAAAGAggtaaacaaacaaacaaacaaaattcaaGTCAATCTACCTGAACAGAGATTCTCTTCTCGTTGTAAACAGCTTCACCAGGGACCAAGTTCTTAGTGACAAGAGCTTCTTCTTTACCCTTTGCAATGAACACTCCAGCGTGTCTGTGTGGCTCCACAATCACTTTGCTGCCTCCCTTCATTCCTCCACGTCCTCTAGGTGCTCCTCTTCCGCGAGGACGCTCTGCTCTACCTCTTCCTCTCATGCCTCTGCCGCGTCCACGGTGTCCAaaacctcttcctcctcctcctctacctccacctccaccactgaacccaccaccaccaccacgtcCTGAACACAAAACAACATTAAAGCAGAGACTCAATATCCTCAATACCCAATAGATATTAGAGCTAAAGGTAACAACATTGATATTCAGTTTTTCTAAACACAATAAGTTCCAACAAAACTAACAGATAACTAGCTATTGTTACGATGGAGACCAAACATAAAAAGCGGCGGCTAGGGTTTCTTACCACCAGTTAGAGGAGGTCTCATGTTTGCTTGAGAAGGAAGAAACGGCGACTTAGCGAGAAGAGTTTCAAGGAGAGTTAATGACGTCGTAAGCAATTAAGCTGTCGCATGCGATCAGTGTTTTTATAAAAGTGCGCCTAGGGTTTTAGATGAGGGTTTACTTGCTGCAGTTGATTATTGTTATTTACACATATACCCTTACACCATGTTTGGGCCTTGCCTTAAGCTCATTATATTTGGGCCTTAATCTCATAGTTCAGGCCTTAATATGAAGCAGCTTCCAATATTGGACCAATGgatttctttgcaaggtttgtTCCACTATAAAACTATATCAAAGATTTTACGATAGTCCAGTAATTTTATGTTCCGAGATGCTTaaactaaatttctaaaaagaaaaacttcgAACTCCATCTTACTTAACGATAAACTCGAATGATCTGTGATGACTCAGCATGTTCACAATCAGTGTAAAGATCATACAAGTATTATCACAATCAATATTAGAAGTTTAGAACATTAGTTTCCTTTTCACCTATATATGTATGGACCAATGCCTAAATAATTTTCCAGTAGACTGAAACTGACGAGTCGATCAactcttaaattttttaaaataggtgTAAACCAGGGTTCCATTTCACCTAGTCAAACAAATGGTAATTTAGTTTCTAACAGAACTAGAATTTAGAAATGACAGATTTACTTTATATCCCAGTTTTGTTCTTTTACCACCAGCTATGGTCGCTTGGTTTACTAGAATAGTAGGTATAGCGTTAAAACTAATATTCCTTCTGTTTTATCGTTCTAGATTTATATACATAGATTAAGAGAACatgtgattttgtatattttaaaaataaaaatataattgtttatacACTTAATCatatttcaactaataaaaaaatattttaaggaattttattgatattttctattaaagtaataaaaagtatctgatatttgttttgaaaccaaaaaaaataagagaaattgtATTACATACACTAAACTTTTACTCTAATTAAGCTAATACCCAAAATCTCACACTATGATACCTTACTTCAGATACAAATTTGGTTCATTTCATTGTTCTTTTGGATCAAACCAATTCACTcgaaaaataatacattaataaGTTAGTGAGATTGTGAAATACGGGATGAAAGAGAATGGAGAGAAGAAGTGCATGTGGGGATGTCGGAGAAGAAATAGGGCCCATTGGCTGGCCCCAATCTATTTTTTCTCGAGTCCTCTCCCTACCAACCATATTGATATTACTATAACTTTCCACAACTTTTAAATTACTTATATAAACTTCTTTTACATATGTAATGGAGTAGCTATAGCTAGGTCATATAGCTAGGTCATATGCTcgaaatgtttatttatttatttagggATGTGAATGAAGATTCCCATTGATTATTCCACATATTTGTCACTTTATATCATGTTCAATGTCTACTAGATATCCATGTGAGTGACTGCTAGTGGATGACCGACCACCTTTGGATGTAAATTTTTGTCAATAATGGTACCATTTTTAGTTTATGCTTTGTATCTATGTACTTTTCCATTCCGTATTTACACGTAGCGGGACTTTTATTGTTCAAATGTATTAACTAGAGCAAGAGGTGTGGATAAGTGGATTTTATTTAGTTGGCTTCTTGATTAACTGTCTAAGCAGATTTTTCGAGCATAGTATATATAATCACACAAGTGTAATTTCAGGTCACATGATGTATTGGTATCACTGATTTGGTTGTCATGTATTTTTTTACATGACTAGAGAGGATAGTGAAAATGTTCGAAAGAGAAcgcattttttatttattttgtttacttaCACAAAAAGATTTACTGCCAtttttttctaagtttttaTCATTGTTTGTCAAAATAGTAGTATACTCTAAATAGTGGATAACTTTCTTATCAAGAGAGAAAGGTAAAGGGTTGCATTCTTACGCACGCACGTAAAGGGCATTTACACCACTATGAACACGTGAGCCCTCTAGTTAGCCCCATAAGCACAAAGCCTTCTGTtctatctttcttctttagACCGACTAATCAACCCCTCTCATATCTTGTTTGTCGCATTAGTTTAGTTTAACCATTCACAAAACATTTGAATCATAAATTCATACATCTTCGAAGATCATTCCATGCCAAAAGTATGGCGGCTAAAACCAGTAACATGTCCATCTGTTTCTAGATTTAAccaaataacaatttaaaacgACAACTaccttttttttaaactaacaaCTACCACTTATCACATAAACTAATATACTTGTTAACAGTTGTTGCTTACAAGGCTGTGAATCGATTTGGTTCTGAAGAATCTCTTTATGACAATCTTTTATTAATTGTCTTCAAAAGTCTTCAAAGTAATTATCGAATCCTTTTAAAAGAATCTTGGTAAAAGACTTTCTTTTCTGTGGACCAAGAGAAGTAGTCTTATAGCtaactttgtatatatatttttatcaggACGCTTTATAACCAAATGCATAATTgattgtgacaaaaaaaatcataagatAATACAAATCTGCCAAACACACCAACTTACATGCAGGATCCGATTCGAAGACCGATTTTGTTTAGATATTCACATTGAAAAGGATCCAGCCTTTTCTGACGTATATGCTATCATATCTATCATTCCAGGCCACAAGATTAACTGGTATTAGTTGACCAAACCATTCATCTTCGTGTAATTTATGTTTATGCTCCAATGcctactaatttttttatataaccgATGTGTTATCCCAAAAACTTTATAGGTCCAAGAAAGACTAATCACCACGAAACTTACAAAATCCATGTTTTCTTACTACATAAAACGTCCTGGATGGATAGCAGTATTCACGGCTGTGAGCTGTAAGCATAAGATATTTCAAAGTGTtaggttttcaaaattttgagacTGCCAAAACTagcaactaaaaaaaaacaaagaaatcaaTCTCGTAGAGACTATAAAACAATAAACGAGTACTTAGCAGCTAGCGAATAACTGAACGAACAAGATGTACGTAGTTTAATTACTTGGTTAAATAATCAAAATGCAAATATTGCACGTACATGAAGTGTGGATACTAAGCGTGAATCGGTGTCCAAACATCAGTAACATAATCATATCAAAAAGATTAAAAGGATCAAATTAGTACAATAAAAGGTGTAATATCCTTACTTAAAACTTTAAAGATAAAAGTGTTATTCTTATGAGAAAGTGATGTATTATACTCAAGAGAAAAAGTGACATGATAatagcacaaaaaaaaagaaaaccatttAATAGATTCATTCATTCCATACACGAACGCGACCGTAGCAATAACTCTATATTTGAATGGTTGGTGGTAATAAATACTATACCTGGAAGGAAACTAAATTTGTGTAAGTCAGGTCACGAGATTATCGCGAACCAACGAAAGACAAACAGGGATCCGACCAAAACTCACGAGTTTCGCGACGCCCACCATAATGACACCCTCAGTGGCATCTCCTGTAATTACGATTGGGTTATCTTgatatcacaattttttttttcgttgtCTTTAGCTTAGCCACTCACAGTTTccttttagaggaaaatatcaaaataccaAAGGAAGCCATTTGTCGGCATCGGGGGACTCACTATTATGCGTTACTCTCCCTTTTTAGTCTTTTTATTTCACAATTATTTTTAGcatgaataattttttaataagtaaattaaaaaaagggAAGCGTGTGGGTCCAAACCGTCAATTTGGATGACGTGGCAATATCTCGTGGGAAATTGAATGAAAAACTGCAAGAGATAACGACCGGtgaggtgagagagagagaaggcaTATCAGTTCATAAGAATCAGTAGCCTTTATGCTTATTTATAGATACTCCTTCGTGTTCGGTTTCACATTTTCTTTTACTTAAAGAGTTGTGCAAAATCTTGGATGTCAAACAAGTCTTGAAATTATGAGAAACGTGAACAATAACGTTGATACGGTGAGCGCCGCTGCTTCTGCCATCTTCTCCGAGTCAAGACTACAATCATCGACGGTTCAGGTAACTTATaagctcttcttttttttttttctcttctcgtGGGTAATAACAACCATATCTCAGTATTGTTGTTTCTTGATTTGCCAAACTTTTCCGACAATGGATCTTTATTACAGTTTATGTCTGTTTGAAGTGTTAGTGAAGTTATATATATAGCCTTTGGTTCTGTCAGTAGCTGATCAagaatcttgttttttttttctcaataattCAGAAGAAAAAATGGGGAAGCTGTTGGAGCTTGTACTGGTGTTTTGGATCACAAAAGAACAAGAAGCGTATTGGCCACGCGGTTCTTGTACCCGAACCGGTTGCATCCGGATCAGCTCCCGTGGCTCAAGTCCAAAGCTCTTCGAGCAACTCAACTTCTACTTTTCTTCCCTTTATAGCTCCTCCTTCATCTCCAGCATCGTTTCTTCATTCAGGTCCTTCATCTGCGTCGCACACTCCTCATGGTCTACTTTGCTTTCCCGTCAATACATATTCCCTAAACGAGCCGTCTTCAGCCTTTGAGATTGGACCTTACGCTCACGAAACTCAGCCCGTAACTCCTCCTGTAGACTCTGCTTACACAACAAGACCATCCACTGCGCCGTTCACGCCACCTCCAGAGTCAGGTCAGATGAGTTCTGCAACACCTTCTTCCCCTGAAGTTCCCTTTGCTCAGTTACTTACATCTTCGCTTGAACGAGCTCGGAGAAACAGCGGCGGAATGGATGAAACGTTTTCAGCTGCTGCGCACTATGAGTTTCAGACGCATCAAGTGTATCCAGGAAGTCCAGGTGGTAATCTAATCTCTCCTGGTTCAGTGTTCTCAAACTCTGGTACATCTTCTCCTTACCCGGGTAAATGCTCCATCATTGAGTTTTGTATAGGAGAACCTCCAAAGTTCTTGGGTTTTGAGCACTTCACAGCTCGTAAATGGGGGTCGAGATTCGGTTCTGGGTCCATCACACCTGCTGGTCATGGTTCCAGGCTAGGTTCAGGGGCTCTGACTCCGGACGGTGGTGGAGGCCTTGGCTCAATGCTTGCTTCTGGTGCTGTGACACCAAATGGGAATCTGAGGTCACTTGAAGGCAGTGTTTTTGGATATTCTGATCACGTGTCGTCATGGACGGTTGGTCATAGAGTTTCGTTCGAGGTGACTGGTGAAGACTTAGCACGTTGTTTTGCAAACAAGCTAAACCAAGTTGGTTTAGATGATCAAACTTATGCTAATGAGGCGGTTTCGCCTACAAACAGATGGAGTGACAAAACGTTGGGAGAAACAGAGAGCGAACTGAGTCAGAAGTTGAGAACGTTTTCTCTAGGGTCGAGCAAAGAGTTTAAGTTTGATAACAGAGAAGAAGTTGTGAGATCGGAGTGGTGGTCGAATGAGAAGGTCGCCCGAGAAGGTGATGACAACAACAGTTCGGGAAACAGTTGGAGTTTCTTTCCGGTGTTACGATCTGGAGGATTCAGTTGACTTaactgagaaagaaaaaaagggtTTCTGTCTTCTTTATGACCAGAACTAAAACCCTCTAACATTGGAAGCAGTTCAGTGATTTGGTAAGATATTGGGGTCTAACAACTAAACATATATTGTAGGAATCTATGTTGTACTGATATGTTATTATAATATGGTAGACTTCACATTTGGCTAAATATCAATTTcatatcaaattttcaaaaacccTCGCAATGGAGAAAGGTCAACAAGATAA
Protein-coding regions in this window:
- the LOC130505321 gene encoding rRNA 2'-O-methyltransferase fibrillarin 2 produces the protein MRGRGRAERPRGRGAPRGRGGMKGGSKVIVEPHRHAGVFIAKGKEEALVTKNLVPGEAVYNEKRISVQNEDGTKTEYRVWNPFRSKLAAAILGGVDNIYIKPGAKVLYLGAASGTTVSHVSDLVGSEGCVYAVEFSHRSGRDLVNMAKKRTNIIPIIEDARHPAKYRMIVGMVDVIFADVAQPDQARIVALNSSFFLKTGGHFVISIKANCIDSTVPAEAVFQSEVKKLQQEQFKPAEQVTLEPFERDHACVVGTYRAPKKAKAVTAA
- the LOC108855010 gene encoding uncharacterized protein LOC108855010 isoform X2, which produces MRNVNNNVDTVSAAASAIFSESRLQSSTVQKKKWGSCWSLYWCFGSQKNKKRIGHAVLVPEPVASGSAPVAQVQSSSSNSTSTFLPFIAPPSSPASFLHSGPSSASHTPHGLLCFPVNTYSLNEPSSAFEIGPYAHETQPVTPPVDSAYTTRPSTAPFTPPPESGQMSSATPSSPEVPFAQLLTSSLERARRNSGGMDETFSAAAHYEFQTHQVYPGSPGEPPKFLGFEHFTARKWGSRFGSGSITPAGHGSRLGSGALTPDGGGGLGSMLASGAVTPNGNLRSLEGSVFGYSDHVSSWTVGHRVSFEVTGEDLARCFANKLNQVGLDDQTYANEAVSPTNRWSDKTLGETESELSQKLRTFSLGSSKEFKFDNREEVVRSEWWSNEKVAREGDDNNSSGNSWSFFPVLRSGGFS
- the LOC108855010 gene encoding uncharacterized protein LOC108855010 isoform X1, whose protein sequence is MRNVNNNVDTVSAAASAIFSESRLQSSTVQKKKWGSCWSLYWCFGSQKNKKRIGHAVLVPEPVASGSAPVAQVQSSSSNSTSTFLPFIAPPSSPASFLHSGPSSASHTPHGLLCFPVNTYSLNEPSSAFEIGPYAHETQPVTPPVDSAYTTRPSTAPFTPPPESGQMSSATPSSPEVPFAQLLTSSLERARRNSGGMDETFSAAAHYEFQTHQVYPGSPGGNLISPGSVFSNSGTSSPYPGKCSIIEFCIGEPPKFLGFEHFTARKWGSRFGSGSITPAGHGSRLGSGALTPDGGGGLGSMLASGAVTPNGNLRSLEGSVFGYSDHVSSWTVGHRVSFEVTGEDLARCFANKLNQVGLDDQTYANEAVSPTNRWSDKTLGETESELSQKLRTFSLGSSKEFKFDNREEVVRSEWWSNEKVAREGDDNNSSGNSWSFFPVLRSGGFS